Proteins found in one Haloferax litoreum genomic segment:
- a CDS encoding CBS domain-containing protein has product MELPTPQDLRERRKALELTQSKLADMAGVSQPLIARIEGGDVDPRLSTLRRIVEALDEAEGRIVRAEDIMNTQVRSVAPDNSVLEARDMMLDAGFSQLPVIENGRPLGIISNADIRHVQEDNVAERPVNEVMSESITTVEPETTLDEVGVYLDHNSAILVVEGGETVGIITEADIAAHI; this is encoded by the coding sequence ATGGAACTCCCCACGCCGCAGGACCTTCGGGAACGCCGTAAGGCACTGGAGTTGACCCAGAGTAAACTCGCCGACATGGCGGGTGTCTCACAACCACTCATCGCCCGCATCGAGGGCGGAGACGTCGACCCACGGCTTTCGACGCTGAGACGCATCGTCGAGGCACTCGACGAGGCGGAGGGGCGTATCGTCCGCGCAGAAGATATCATGAACACGCAGGTTCGAAGCGTCGCACCGGACAACTCCGTCCTCGAAGCACGCGACATGATGCTCGACGCAGGATTCTCTCAGTTGCCCGTCATCGAAAATGGCCGCCCGCTGGGAATCATCTCGAACGCCGACATCCGCCACGTGCAAGAGGACAACGTCGCAGAGCGCCCGGTGAACGAAGTCATGTCCGAGAGTATCACGACAGTCGAACCCGAGACCACGCTGGACGAAGTCGGCGTCTACCTCGACCACAACTCGGCGATTCTCGTCGTCGAAGGCGGCGAGACGGTCGGTATCATCACGGAAGCGGACATCGCCGCGCACATCTGA
- a CDS encoding TraB/GumN family protein produces the protein MNDSSPGEGHVHVVGTAHVSADSVREVEETVKSERPDVVAVELDEGRYRQLKGGTPDDIEARDLLRGNTVFQFIAYWMLSYVQSRMGDKFDVKPGADMLAAVETAEEEGLDVALVDRDIQTTIQRFWRRMGTLEKMRMAGDLAFGVADARGVGAIAGIAVGVFLGPLVGLYGDVVGISDLFLTRAATGAVVGAAAAYLLYTLASFSLSGDDALLAGLGGGAAVGLIGGFGLGYGTGLVTSILGGLGTTIVGSLVVGILAGVAVGVAVGTVLNAVGLFTPAEGTDVEEFDMADLTDGDVVSAMMEEFRRFSPGGAEALIDERDAYIAHQLVALRQSGRSVVAVVGAGHKAGIEGYLENPQTLPPMESLVGVAEKDGFPWGKIVGFGITAVFVAFFVLLAMAGVGNQRLLTIFGAWFLINGIFAAGLAKLAGARWTSALVGGAVAWMTSINPLLAPGWFTGYVELRHTPVNVGDIGKLNEILSDEETPIADLVGQMFDVPLFKLIMVVAMTNIGSIIASFLFVTYVLPVIAADLGGITGVTNLMLEGAANSADLIWRTLA, from the coding sequence ATGAACGATTCGTCGCCCGGCGAGGGCCACGTCCACGTCGTCGGGACGGCCCACGTCTCGGCCGACAGCGTCCGAGAGGTCGAAGAGACCGTCAAATCGGAACGCCCAGACGTTGTCGCGGTCGAACTCGACGAGGGTCGGTACCGACAGTTGAAGGGCGGAACGCCAGACGATATCGAAGCGCGCGACTTGCTCCGCGGTAACACCGTCTTCCAGTTTATCGCCTACTGGATGCTCTCGTACGTCCAGTCACGGATGGGAGACAAGTTCGACGTGAAACCCGGTGCAGACATGCTCGCGGCGGTCGAGACGGCCGAAGAAGAAGGTCTCGACGTCGCACTCGTCGACCGTGACATCCAGACGACCATCCAGCGCTTCTGGCGACGGATGGGGACGCTCGAAAAGATGCGTATGGCTGGTGACCTCGCGTTCGGCGTCGCCGACGCACGCGGTGTCGGTGCTATCGCTGGCATCGCCGTCGGCGTCTTCCTCGGGCCACTCGTCGGCCTCTACGGCGACGTGGTCGGTATCTCGGACCTCTTCTTGACGCGCGCAGCGACCGGCGCAGTCGTCGGCGCGGCGGCGGCGTATCTCCTCTACACACTCGCGTCGTTCTCCCTGAGCGGCGACGACGCCCTGCTCGCTGGACTCGGTGGGGGCGCGGCGGTTGGACTCATCGGCGGGTTCGGACTCGGATATGGGACCGGTCTCGTCACGTCGATTCTCGGTGGTCTCGGGACGACCATCGTCGGCAGTCTCGTCGTCGGTATCCTCGCTGGCGTCGCCGTCGGTGTCGCCGTCGGGACCGTCTTGAACGCCGTCGGCCTGTTCACACCGGCCGAGGGAACTGACGTCGAAGAGTTCGACATGGCCGACCTGACCGACGGCGACGTGGTCTCTGCGATGATGGAAGAGTTCCGCCGGTTCAGTCCGGGCGGTGCCGAAGCCCTCATCGACGAGCGTGACGCCTACATCGCCCACCAACTCGTCGCACTTCGCCAGTCGGGTCGGAGCGTGGTCGCCGTGGTCGGCGCTGGCCACAAAGCCGGTATCGAAGGCTACCTCGAGAACCCGCAGACACTTCCCCCGATGGAGTCACTCGTCGGCGTCGCCGAGAAAGACGGGTTCCCGTGGGGGAAGATAGTCGGATTCGGCATCACCGCCGTGTTCGTCGCGTTCTTCGTCCTCCTCGCGATGGCGGGTGTCGGGAACCAGCGCCTCCTGACCATCTTCGGTGCGTGGTTCCTCATCAACGGTATCTTCGCCGCTGGCCTCGCTAAACTCGCCGGCGCGCGCTGGACCTCCGCCCTCGTCGGCGGTGCCGTCGCGTGGATGACCTCCATCAACCCGCTTCTCGCTCCGGGATGGTTCACTGGCTACGTCGAACTCCGCCACACGCCCGTCAACGTCGGCGACATCGGCAAGTTGAACGAGATTCTCTCCGACGAAGAGACGCCTATCGCCGACCTCGTGGGCCAGATGTTCGACGTTCCACTGTTCAAACTCATCATGGTCGTGGCGATGACGAACATCGGGAGCATCATCGCGAGTTTCCTCTTCGTAACGTACGTCCTCCCGGTCATCGCGGCGGACCTCGGCGGCATCACGGGCGTCACGAACCTCATGCTCGAAGGCGCGGCGAACAGTGCCGACCTCATCTGGAGGACGCTCGCGTGA
- a CDS encoding glycerate kinase type-2 family protein, whose product MQDFDARTPTRAHETAVECLRGGVEAVLPERVVSNSVSLDDDVLSIADSTYDLFSYDRILVVGGGKAGDGVADALEDILGDRIDAGVVVTPNPGDGDRIDRLPGDHPVPSERGVESTRPLVDLVSDLDERTLVLVAVTGGASAILPAPVDGISLSDLRETTDQLLASGAEIHDLNAVRKHLSTLKGGGLARLASPATVVGLVLSDVVGNDLGVIASGPTAPDETTYDDALDVLDRFDLDVPKSVRTRLARGSAGDVPETPKPGDSVFDRVENHVLADTFTALDAAREVATDRGYNTVILSSRVRGEAREAAKTHVAVAEEVLATGNPLDTPAVILSGGECTVTVRGDGSGGPNLEFCLAAAPELPVDVVLASIDSDGKDGGTGVAGALVDAPSVSARDAHTALAKNDALPTLRAADALVDTGPTGTNVNDLRVLVVDPSE is encoded by the coding sequence ATGCAGGATTTCGATGCGCGAACGCCGACCCGTGCCCACGAGACGGCCGTCGAGTGTCTCCGTGGGGGCGTCGAGGCCGTCCTCCCCGAACGCGTCGTCAGCAACTCCGTCTCACTCGACGACGACGTGCTCTCTATTGCGGACTCTACCTACGACCTCTTCTCGTACGACCGAATTCTCGTCGTTGGCGGCGGAAAAGCGGGAGACGGCGTGGCGGATGCACTCGAAGATATCCTCGGCGACCGAATCGACGCGGGCGTGGTCGTGACGCCGAATCCGGGCGATGGAGACCGAATCGACCGCCTGCCCGGTGACCATCCGGTTCCTTCGGAACGCGGCGTCGAGAGTACCCGCCCCCTCGTGGACCTCGTCTCCGACCTCGACGAACGAACCCTCGTCCTCGTCGCCGTCACCGGTGGGGCGAGTGCGATTCTCCCGGCCCCTGTAGACGGAATCTCGCTTTCGGACCTCCGCGAGACGACGGACCAGTTGCTCGCGAGTGGTGCGGAGATTCACGACCTCAACGCCGTCAGAAAGCACCTCTCGACGCTCAAGGGTGGCGGCCTCGCCCGCCTCGCGTCGCCGGCGACTGTCGTCGGACTCGTCCTCTCGGACGTGGTCGGAAACGACCTCGGCGTCATCGCCTCGGGGCCGACGGCCCCCGACGAGACGACCTACGACGACGCCCTCGACGTGCTGGACCGGTTCGACCTCGACGTTCCGAAGTCGGTTCGGACACGCCTCGCTCGTGGGTCTGCGGGAGACGTACCAGAGACGCCCAAACCCGGCGATTCGGTGTTCGACCGGGTCGAGAACCACGTCCTCGCCGATACGTTCACCGCGCTCGATGCGGCCCGTGAGGTTGCGACCGACCGCGGGTACAACACCGTTATCCTCTCGTCTCGCGTACGCGGCGAAGCGCGAGAAGCGGCGAAGACGCACGTCGCCGTCGCCGAAGAGGTTCTCGCCACTGGGAATCCGCTCGATACCCCTGCCGTGATTCTCTCGGGCGGCGAGTGCACGGTCACCGTCAGGGGAGACGGGTCGGGCGGCCCGAACCTCGAATTCTGCCTCGCCGCCGCGCCCGAACTCCCGGTGGACGTGGTCCTCGCCAGCATCGACAGCGACGGAAAAGACGGCGGAACCGGCGTTGCCGGTGCCCTCGTGGATGCGCCGTCCGTCTCCGCACGGGACGCACACACCGCGTTGGCCAAGAACGATGCACTGCCAACGCTCCGCGCCGCCGACGCACTCGTCGACACGGGACCGACTGGGACCAACGTCAACGACTTGCGGGTGCTGGTCGTCGACCCGAGCGAGTAA
- a CDS encoding DUF555 domain-containing protein, producing MSNYLVAMEAAWLVRDVEDIDDAIGVAVSEAGKRLNEKNKEYVEVEVGATPCPACGEPFDSAFIAANTALVGLLLEIKIFNADGEKHASRIAKSEVGGALRDVPLDVIDVMEFDEEEA from the coding sequence ATGAGCAACTATCTCGTCGCGATGGAGGCGGCCTGGTTGGTACGGGACGTCGAGGACATCGACGACGCCATCGGCGTCGCCGTCAGCGAGGCTGGCAAGCGACTCAACGAAAAGAACAAAGAGTACGTCGAAGTCGAAGTCGGTGCTACGCCGTGTCCGGCCTGTGGCGAACCGTTCGACTCCGCGTTCATCGCGGCCAACACCGCACTCGTCGGACTGCTCCTCGAAATCAAGATTTTCAACGCAGACGGCGAGAAACACGCCTCCCGCATCGCGAAGAGCGAAGTCGGCGGCGCACTTCGTGACGTCCCCCTCGACGTCATCGACGTGATGGAGTTCGACGAAGAAGAGGCCTGA
- a CDS encoding ArsR/SmtB family transcription factor, whose protein sequence is MAGLLPSAPDTSSADEAAPRVIGLGDDEASDLLSALSSATARHILAALHEQPTNAADLAERVETSLQNVQYHLRKLDAAGLIEVVDTVYSEKGREMKVYAPADRPLVVVAATEETRSGVASILSSLLGAVAVLGLLSALVQWFAMRGLREIAPVAQSGGAEADAVTTVATEAAPAVVQGFPPGLAFFAGGLVILLAIAVVQFSRR, encoded by the coding sequence ATGGCAGGTTTGCTGCCCTCCGCTCCAGACACCTCCTCTGCAGACGAGGCCGCGCCCAGAGTCATCGGACTCGGCGACGACGAGGCCTCTGACCTCCTGTCGGCGCTCTCGTCTGCAACCGCCCGTCACATCCTCGCTGCGCTCCACGAGCAACCCACCAACGCCGCGGACCTCGCAGAGCGTGTCGAAACCTCCCTCCAGAACGTCCAGTACCACCTCCGAAAACTGGACGCTGCCGGTCTCATCGAAGTGGTCGACACCGTCTACTCTGAGAAGGGACGAGAGATGAAAGTGTATGCCCCCGCTGACAGACCACTCGTCGTCGTCGCGGCAACCGAAGAGACAAGGTCGGGAGTCGCGAGTATCCTCAGTAGCCTCCTCGGTGCCGTGGCAGTCTTGGGACTCCTCTCTGCACTCGTCCAGTGGTTCGCGATGCGCGGCCTCCGTGAGATTGCACCGGTCGCCCAGTCCGGCGGTGCAGAGGCGGACGCCGTGACGACAGTGGCCACCGAAGCGGCCCCAGCAGTCGTGCAGGGATTCCCGCCGGGACTGGCGTTCTTCGCGGGTGGCCTCGTCATCCTCCTCGCAATCGCAGTCGTCCAGTTCTCCCGTCGGTGA
- a CDS encoding MBL fold metallo-hydrolase produces MSIKHDGLDVSWLGYATVRIESPDGFVVYFDPGRYGVLDDYYARDGDLILVTHDHHYDSDAIEQVADTDATVVAFEGVDASNIDRDVTPVEDLPYETIRVGEEDYLTVGDADVWTLPAFNDPDGPHLRDNGEPYHPRGLGCAYHISLGDRTIFWPGDSDVLEGFEHLEVSLFLANIGGTVVMDRHEAADLAETLDPDLVLPIHYDTIPLLEADEAAFVVDVATRGIPVVLDDPDQI; encoded by the coding sequence ATGAGCATCAAACACGACGGCCTCGACGTCTCGTGGCTTGGATACGCCACGGTCCGCATCGAGTCACCCGACGGCTTCGTCGTCTACTTCGACCCCGGTCGGTACGGCGTCCTCGACGACTACTACGCCCGCGACGGCGACCTGATTCTCGTCACCCACGACCACCACTACGACTCCGACGCCATCGAGCAGGTGGCCGACACTGACGCGACTGTCGTCGCCTTCGAGGGTGTCGACGCGTCGAACATCGACCGCGACGTGACACCTGTCGAAGACCTGCCCTACGAGACGATTCGTGTCGGTGAAGAAGACTACCTCACGGTCGGCGACGCCGACGTGTGGACGCTTCCCGCGTTCAACGACCCAGACGGGCCACACCTCCGCGACAACGGCGAACCCTATCATCCGCGCGGACTCGGGTGTGCCTACCATATCTCCCTCGGCGACCGAACCATCTTCTGGCCCGGTGACTCCGACGTGCTGGAAGGATTCGAGCACCTCGAAGTGTCGCTGTTCCTCGCCAACATCGGCGGGACAGTGGTGATGGACCGTCACGAGGCCGCGGACCTCGCAGAGACACTGGACCCAGACCTCGTGTTGCCCATCCACTACGACACCATCCCCCTCCTCGAAGCGGACGAAGCGGCGTTCGTCGTCGACGTGGCGACGCGCGGAATTCCGGTCGTCCTCGACGACCCGGACCAAATCTGA
- a CDS encoding cytochrome P450, giving the protein MTRRPPTPDGLPVLGHTIGFAVDPFGYVADLLADHGVDDVVGLDVLGMDDLYVLAHPDHFERALVTERDAFSKGDEFLAAFGDAVTAVEGDEWKRQRSTLDPFFRWGKVETYTPEMSRQIERRLETWPDSGTVPLESEMKNLTLDIIFATILGRELDVDGDERIRAAADGLNGRFSPASWVLPSWVPTPSRRRFDRSNRILREEVRDLVETANEDSLAARLADALGSEYPQTVESMEDQLVGMIFAGHETTALALTFTCYFLATHADVRERAVEEVDRVVGDGPVTAETTERLPLLERVLKESLRLYPPVHTIPRETSEPFSVGDRTIPAGTDVHLSILRLHRDERWYDDPGSFRPERWADEDEERSKYAYLPFGAGPRSCLGRAFALTEAKLALATILRDFDVDWGADGPLEVTPEMTTQPKGSTPLVVRRR; this is encoded by the coding sequence GTGACACGACGACCACCGACACCCGACGGTCTCCCGGTTTTGGGACACACTATCGGCTTCGCTGTCGACCCGTTCGGATACGTCGCCGACCTCTTGGCGGACCACGGCGTCGACGACGTAGTCGGCCTCGACGTACTCGGGATGGACGACCTGTACGTGCTGGCTCACCCCGACCACTTCGAACGAGCACTGGTCACAGAGCGAGACGCGTTCTCGAAGGGTGACGAGTTTCTAGCCGCGTTCGGTGACGCCGTCACCGCCGTCGAGGGAGACGAGTGGAAGCGACAGCGGTCGACGCTCGACCCGTTCTTCCGTTGGGGCAAAGTCGAGACGTACACGCCCGAGATGAGTCGACAAATCGAGCGGCGACTCGAAACGTGGCCCGATTCGGGGACGGTTCCGCTCGAATCGGAGATGAAGAACCTGACGCTGGATATCATCTTCGCGACGATTCTGGGCCGCGAACTCGACGTCGACGGCGACGAACGAATCCGCGCCGCCGCCGATGGCCTCAACGGACGATTCTCCCCCGCCTCCTGGGTTCTTCCGAGTTGGGTTCCGACACCGAGTCGCCGTCGGTTCGACCGGTCGAACCGAATCCTCCGCGAGGAAGTGAGGGACCTCGTAGAGACGGCGAACGAAGACAGTCTCGCGGCCAGACTCGCCGACGCTCTCGGGAGCGAGTACCCACAGACTGTCGAGTCGATGGAGGACCAACTCGTCGGGATGATTTTCGCGGGCCACGAGACGACTGCGCTGGCGCTCACGTTCACGTGTTACTTCTTGGCGACGCACGCGGACGTGCGTGAACGCGCCGTCGAGGAAGTCGACCGCGTCGTCGGCGACGGACCGGTGACAGCCGAAACGACCGAGCGACTACCACTACTCGAACGCGTCCTCAAAGAGAGTCTCAGACTGTACCCGCCGGTCCACACCATTCCACGTGAGACCAGCGAACCGTTTTCGGTTGGTGACCGAACCATCCCCGCGGGGACCGACGTCCACCTCTCGATACTCCGTCTCCACCGGGACGAACGCTGGTACGACGACCCGGGTTCGTTCCGTCCCGAACGGTGGGCCGACGAGGACGAAGAGCGATCAAAATATGCGTACCTCCCGTTCGGCGCAGGACCACGGAGTTGCCTCGGCCGAGCGTTCGCCCTCACCGAAGCAAAGCTCGCTCTCGCAACGATTCTCCGAGACTTCGACGTCGACTGGGGTGCAGACGGGCCGTTGGAAGTCACTCCCGAGATGACGACCCAACCGAAGGGTTCGACTCCCCTCGTCGTTCGCCGCCGATAG
- the purM gene encoding phosphoribosylformylglycinamidine cyclo-ligase: MTKDDSEGMTYAEAGVDIEASEAATAALVAQVGGGSGDYAGLLDIGDRYLALATDGVGTKLLVAEALGDYSTVGIDCIAMNANDLVAAGVRPVAFVDYLAVDAPDETFAEQVGQGLAAGAEEADIELVGGETAVMPEVINGLDLAGTCAGLAKKDAIFPGEAESGDVLVGFPSSGIHSNGLTLARKAATSEGDYDDEWDGDEYETVGEALLEPTRLYTYLLDDLRAAETRAAAHVTGGGWTNLERMGDFRYVVDDAFDPQAVFEFVQERGGVSDEEMHKTFNMGTGFVAAVPEANAEALVEATDGRIIGHVEDGSGVSIRGLDL, translated from the coding sequence ATGACGAAAGACGACTCCGAGGGGATGACGTACGCCGAGGCTGGCGTCGATATCGAGGCGAGTGAGGCCGCCACGGCAGCGCTCGTCGCGCAGGTCGGCGGCGGGTCGGGCGACTACGCCGGACTGCTCGACATCGGCGACCGATACCTCGCTCTCGCCACCGACGGCGTCGGCACGAAACTCCTCGTCGCCGAGGCACTCGGAGACTACTCGACAGTCGGCATCGACTGCATCGCGATGAACGCCAACGACCTCGTCGCTGCGGGCGTTCGGCCCGTCGCGTTCGTGGACTACCTCGCAGTCGACGCCCCGGACGAAACCTTCGCAGAACAGGTCGGACAGGGACTCGCCGCCGGTGCCGAAGAAGCGGATATCGAACTCGTCGGCGGCGAGACGGCGGTCATGCCCGAAGTCATCAACGGACTCGACCTCGCAGGAACGTGCGCCGGCCTTGCGAAGAAAGACGCTATCTTCCCCGGAGAGGCCGAATCGGGCGATGTCCTCGTCGGGTTCCCGTCGTCGGGTATCCACTCGAACGGCCTGACGCTCGCGCGCAAGGCGGCCACGAGCGAAGGTGACTACGACGACGAGTGGGACGGCGACGAGTACGAGACGGTCGGCGAGGCGCTTCTCGAACCGACGCGCCTCTACACGTACCTCTTAGACGACCTGCGCGCCGCCGAGACTCGCGCGGCGGCCCACGTCACTGGCGGTGGATGGACGAACCTTGAACGAATGGGCGACTTCCGCTACGTCGTCGACGACGCGTTCGACCCGCAGGCGGTCTTCGAGTTCGTCCAAGAGAGAGGCGGCGTCTCCGACGAAGAGATGCACAAGACGTTCAACATGGGAACCGGATTCGTCGCCGCCGTCCCCGAGGCAAACGCCGAGGCACTCGTCGAGGCGACGGACGGGCGAATCATCGGCCACGTCGAAGACGGGTCGGGCGTCTCGATTCGCGGCCTCGACCTGTAA
- the ligA gene encoding ATP-dependent DNA ligase LigA has product MQFAEFATRAADIEAESADLAIVSLLADLFRDSGDDLSTVARFVQGRVFPAWDSTTLDIGPRLCHEAIARAAGPNVSADDVEERLADLGEIGAVAASYDFGGQRGLAAFGSGGGQDGLTVAEVDSELRALAAASGSGSEETKLKTLYGLLNRTEPEEARFLARLVLSEMRIGVGEGSVRDAIAEAFLVAPEDAAAIRDDDVDAETESAARERRDDAIAHVARALQVSNDYGMVAEVTRDEGESGLSEVRLEVGRPVQAMLAQAGTAADALEEWESAGVETKFDGARVQVHHDDSGDVSLFSRNMEDVTEALPEVVEFVEATVDEMVILDGEVVAMDDAGDPLPFQEILRRFRRKHDVGRMREEVRVELRAFDCLHAAGDDLLTEPLTTRHDRLATVLGPESDAVSDLLLSDDADEIAAYEADALDDGHEGIMLKNPDASYSPGDRGKNWLKRKPDVETLDLVVTGAEWGEGRRAKFLGTFLLSARVEGDTGDGDGFETIGKVATGITDEQLVELTDLLEPEIERESGKEVDIRPSVVFEVGYEEIQASPTYSSGYALRFPRFVTVREDKTAETADTLERVERLAESQ; this is encoded by the coding sequence ATGCAGTTCGCCGAGTTCGCAACCCGCGCCGCCGACATCGAAGCAGAGAGCGCGGACCTCGCCATCGTCTCTCTCCTCGCCGACCTGTTTCGCGACTCGGGTGACGACCTCTCGACGGTCGCCCGATTCGTGCAAGGCCGCGTCTTCCCAGCGTGGGACTCGACCACGCTCGACATCGGCCCCCGCCTCTGCCACGAGGCGATTGCCCGCGCCGCTGGACCGAACGTCTCCGCGGACGACGTGGAAGAGAGACTCGCCGACCTCGGCGAAATCGGCGCTGTCGCCGCGAGTTACGACTTCGGCGGCCAACGCGGACTCGCCGCGTTCGGCAGTGGCGGTGGCCAAGACGGCCTCACGGTCGCCGAAGTCGATTCCGAACTCCGAGCGCTCGCCGCCGCCTCGGGGTCGGGAAGCGAAGAGACGAAACTCAAGACGCTCTACGGTCTGCTCAACCGGACCGAACCCGAAGAGGCGCGATTCCTCGCGCGTCTCGTCCTCTCGGAGATGCGAATCGGCGTCGGCGAAGGCAGCGTCCGCGACGCAATCGCCGAAGCGTTCCTCGTCGCACCCGAAGACGCCGCGGCAATCCGCGACGACGACGTGGACGCAGAAACAGAGTCGGCGGCACGAGAACGACGCGACGACGCCATCGCACACGTCGCCCGCGCACTGCAAGTCTCGAACGACTACGGGATGGTCGCCGAAGTCACCCGCGATGAGGGCGAATCCGGCCTCAGCGAGGTACGTCTCGAAGTCGGCCGGCCGGTTCAGGCCATGCTCGCGCAGGCCGGGACTGCCGCAGACGCCCTCGAAGAATGGGAGTCCGCGGGAGTCGAGACGAAGTTCGACGGCGCTCGCGTGCAGGTCCATCACGACGACTCCGGCGACGTGTCGCTCTTCTCACGAAACATGGAGGACGTGACGGAGGCGCTCCCCGAAGTCGTCGAGTTCGTCGAAGCGACGGTAGACGAAATGGTCATCTTGGACGGCGAAGTCGTGGCGATGGACGACGCCGGCGACCCGCTTCCGTTTCAGGAGATTCTGCGTCGCTTCCGACGCAAACACGACGTGGGGCGGATGCGCGAAGAGGTCCGCGTGGAACTTCGGGCGTTCGACTGTCTCCACGCCGCCGGCGACGACCTGTTGACCGAACCGCTCACGACGCGACACGACCGACTGGCGACGGTCCTCGGCCCCGAATCCGACGCGGTATCTGACCTACTCCTCTCGGACGACGCCGACGAAATCGCCGCCTACGAGGCTGACGCCCTCGACGACGGCCACGAGGGAATCATGCTGAAGAACCCCGACGCGTCGTACTCACCGGGTGACCGCGGGAAGAATTGGCTGAAGCGCAAACCCGACGTGGAGACACTGGACCTCGTCGTCACCGGCGCAGAGTGGGGTGAAGGTCGCCGCGCGAAGTTCCTCGGGACGTTCCTGCTTTCGGCCCGCGTCGAGGGCGACACAGGTGATGGAGACGGGTTCGAGACCATCGGTAAGGTCGCGACGGGAATCACCGACGAGCAACTCGTCGAACTCACCGACCTGCTCGAACCCGAAATCGAACGCGAGTCGGGGAAGGAAGTCGACATTCGTCCATCGGTCGTCTTCGAAGTCGGGTACGAGGAAATTCAGGCGTCACCGACCTACTCGTCGGGGTACGCGCTCAGATTCCCGCGGTTCGTCACCGTCCGCGAAGACAAGACGGCGGAGACGGCGGACACACTCGAACGCGTCGAACGGTTGGCCGAGTCGCAATAG
- a CDS encoding metalloprotease — translation MNITFSSRELRDLVVAWVALGLAFAIFFAGGGQRAISMLLGGSFGLALVVSLLTAGVGFLLHEVAHKVVAVRYGQIAEFRADYSMLGIAIMSALVGFIFAAPGAVYHRGMLTEREHGLIALAGPATNLLLLVAFAPLFVAGVVLGSGVIELIGARGLVINAFLAAFNMLPFGSLDGRTVKAWSTPVFAGVLVLSILLTVGLLLFVGF, via the coding sequence GTGAACATCACCTTCTCGTCGCGTGAACTGCGTGACCTCGTGGTCGCGTGGGTCGCGCTGGGTCTCGCATTCGCTATCTTCTTCGCCGGTGGCGGCCAGCGAGCGATTTCGATGCTCCTCGGCGGGTCGTTCGGCCTCGCACTCGTCGTGAGTCTGTTGACCGCCGGTGTGGGCTTCCTCCTTCACGAAGTCGCCCACAAAGTCGTCGCCGTTCGGTACGGGCAAATCGCCGAGTTCCGCGCCGACTACAGTATGCTCGGCATCGCCATCATGAGCGCCCTCGTCGGGTTCATCTTCGCCGCACCGGGTGCCGTCTACCACCGCGGGATGCTCACCGAACGCGAACACGGTCTCATCGCGCTGGCCGGACCAGCGACGAACCTCCTGCTCCTCGTCGCCTTCGCCCCCCTCTTCGTCGCAGGGGTCGTCCTCGGGTCTGGCGTCATCGAACTCATCGGCGCGCGTGGACTCGTCATCAACGCGTTCCTCGCGGCGTTCAACATGCTCCCGTTCGGGTCGCTCGACGGTCGGACGGTCAAAGCGTGGAGTACCCCCGTCTTCGCGGGTGTCCTCGTCCTCTCGATTCTCTTGACCGTGGGACTCCTCCTGTTCGTCGGGTTCTGA
- the psmB gene encoding archaeal proteasome endopeptidase complex subunit beta, which translates to MRTPTHDEFSGRLDSLNGDHSNVFGPELGEFPHAERRAESLGDKETKTGTTTVGIKTEEGVVLATDMRASMGYMVSSKDVQKVEEIHPTGALTIAGSVSAAQSLISSLRAEVRLYEARRGEDMSMQALSTLVGNFLRSGGFYIVQPILGGVDEEGGHIYSIDPAGSVLEEEYTVTGSGSQYALGVLEREYSDGLSVDEAKQVATNAIRAAVERDLASGNGINIAVVTEDGVDIQRHQNFEGLE; encoded by the coding sequence ATGCGTACCCCGACTCACGACGAGTTCTCCGGCCGTCTCGATTCGCTCAACGGCGACCACTCGAACGTGTTCGGCCCCGAACTCGGCGAGTTCCCACACGCCGAGCGACGCGCCGAATCACTCGGTGACAAAGAGACGAAGACCGGTACCACGACCGTCGGTATCAAAACGGAAGAGGGCGTCGTCCTGGCGACCGACATGCGCGCAAGCATGGGCTACATGGTCTCCTCGAAGGACGTCCAGAAGGTCGAAGAGATTCACCCGACGGGCGCACTGACCATCGCTGGGTCGGTCTCTGCCGCCCAGTCGCTCATCAGTTCGCTCCGCGCGGAAGTCCGCCTCTACGAGGCCCGCCGCGGCGAAGACATGAGCATGCAGGCACTGTCGACGCTCGTCGGCAACTTCCTGCGCTCCGGTGGCTTCTACATCGTCCAGCCTATCCTCGGCGGCGTGGACGAAGAAGGCGGCCACATCTACAGCATCGACCCCGCAGGGTCCGTCCTCGAAGAAGAGTACACCGTCACTGGCTCCGGCAGTCAGTACGCCCTCGGTGTCCTCGAACGCGAGTACAGCGACGGCCTGAGCGTCGACGAAGCGAAGCAGGTCGCCACGAACGCCATCCGCGCGGCAGTCGAGCGTGACCTCGCGTCGGGTAACGGCATCAACATCGCCGTCGTCACCGAAGACGGCGTCGACATCCAGCGCCACCAGAACTTCGAAGGCCTCGAATAA